One genomic region from Campylobacter concisus encodes:
- a CDS encoding ssDNA-binding protein produces MAETKKKLAKLNTPIGEARWCWLYEPDTRFKDEGEYHVDLVLSEDNPKTKEIVAKIKATYDDFKATLDDPKKAKKEPKHLGFEPETDDNGDETGNLVFKFKAKASFINKKGERVEKVAPAVFDAQCKQIKEPISIYNGTTMIVNFSPSGYFNGTNNGVTLYLNAVQIINLVSGGNGDAKDYGFGEEEGYSLTPSMDADDDTAEDEVNDEDF; encoded by the coding sequence ATGGCAGAAACAAAAAAGAAACTTGCAAAACTTAATACACCTATTGGAGAAGCTAGATGGTGCTGGCTATATGAGCCAGATACTCGCTTCAAAGATGAAGGGGAGTATCACGTAGATTTAGTTCTTAGTGAAGACAATCCAAAGACTAAAGAGATAGTAGCGAAGATAAAAGCTACCTATGATGACTTCAAGGCAACCTTAGATGACCCTAAGAAAGCTAAGAAAGAGCCTAAGCATCTTGGCTTTGAGCCTGAGACTGATGATAATGGTGATGAGACTGGTAATCTTGTGTTTAAGTTTAAAGCTAAGGCTAGCTTCATAAACAAGAAAGGCGAGAGAGTTGAGAAGGTAGCTCCAGCTGTCTTTGACGCTCAATGCAAACAGATAAAAGAGCCTATCTCAATCTACAATGGCACTACTATGATAGTTAATTTCAGCCCAAGTGGATACTTCAATGGCACAAACAATGGCGTAACTCTGTATCTAAATGCAGTCCAGATTATCAACCTTGTAAGTGGTGGTAATGGAGACGCTAAAGATTATGGCTTTGGAGAAGAAGAAGGCTACAGCTTAACTCCGTCTATGGATGCAGACGATGACACAGCTGAGGATGAAGTCAATGATGAGGACTTCTAA